The window TCTACCAAATACTACACACTCTACTGGAACAGAATTGGTTAACGATCGGCAATCCATGTACTATTTTGTTATATAAGGGCATTAATCAGATGACAGATGCACAATAAACCTAGATGCATGGCCTCAATAGTCATGACAAAATGATGCAGCGGAATTTAGTAAATCCATAATCTGTAATGCGGATATCCGTATATACCTATAGATATAGATGAATGCCTCAGGCGTCATTCCGGCAACTGAACCACATACATAAGGGCTGAACTTGATTTCTGTCACGGCCACGGCATAGTTAAAAATCGAGTATGGAAACGGTGAGACTCTGAATAGCGCAACCACTCGAAACTGGTGGAACCAACTCCCTTCGCCAGCAAGCTTTATTAGAGCTATCTGCTGAGGCCATCTCTTTAACCATGCCTGCATTGAAAAAAAGGAATAGAAAACAGAGAAGAAGATATTAAGACACAGCTCCTCAGGTAGAGAAAAGATGCAAGTCTGAAAAATCTTACATGTAGTCGCTCGCGGAACAATGAGCCGATCCAATATGCTCCAACCATGCCAAGAGTAGTCCCAACAATAATAATCACGAAACCCCAGCCATAACCGAAGATCATTCCTGCTAACCACATAGAAGGTCCAGAGGGGACTAAAATGAGTGGGAAGAGAGCCAAAGATGCGATGAGGACAAGAGCCAATACTGGACGACCAAAGGCAGTTGCTTCCCATTTCATGATTGGAAAAAGAACCTGCAAGTAACAAACACaagaaaatacatacatacatattagcGTAGACGTTCTGTTTCAACAACCCaactcaaaatcttcttcataaaaaagagagagaataagaTCAAAGAGAACACATGCACAACATTGCTCAAAAACATGACACAATTGGTATTTTCATATATACAACTAAAATTTCTCTCAAAGTTCAGTATGCCACATATGCATTCACTAAACAAATAGCATTCTAATTATATGAACCAACCAGAATATTCATGTCAATGGCGTAACAGTAATTCCTAACAATTACATATGCTTGAGACCTAAGCAGATGTGACAAAAGGAAACATATAACAGACATGTtcgacaaaaaacaaaagtattaaGTTGAATGCCTCACTGGTGCTAGTTCAAGTATATTGAAGGacaaccaaacaaaaaaaatgagcaGTGTGATAACGACTTCAAGCATTATGATTGTCCCATGGAATTTATAGATGCATGCCACCTCAAAGTTCCTGATTATTATATTAAAAAAAACCTATGGACCAATACAGACCAAGCAAAAGATCACAGCCCAAAATGGCCAACTACCGAAGAGTCAACCAACAAGCCAACATCAGTTGGTTCTGAAATGCATTTTGTGAAATTCAGTGAAAGGTAACCAGAAGAATGGAAGTCTACTGACATTCCAGTGGGCTGCCTAAAATTACCCTGTAAGGAAGAGATTTTATTTTGCACCCACCTTCTCAAAGGCAAAGGGGGCTCCAAATTTCACAAAGATATAAGTTGCCATTGTAAGAAGGAAGCAGACAAGCAGAGCTGTCATCCACCAACTGAAGTGACTTGACTTGGGTTGCTGAGGTAAAATTTCTGTGTTGTTGTCAGCCGTTGCATGTTGAGCTGGCGTCATCAGCATCGCGTATTCGTCGTCCTTTATGTTTTGCTCAGAATGCTCAATTCTATTGCATGACACCACAGCTGAAGAGCTTGGCGTGCTAGCAACCGTCTCACCAGCTCTGTTTACAAGCCAGGAAATATTATCAAATAAAGGTACTGATGCTGCCCACGAATGTAGAGATGTTATTAATTCGTGTCATAGATGTAAGGTTAAGGTTGACATGTGACGATCCTTATCTAAATTAGAGTCGCACAGGCCCAACTCCCTGTTATTTCCTTAAAACAACAATCAGGGTTACAGCTTATTCACCCACATATTACTGAACTCAAAATGCACTGGTTTGGGTAGCATGGCCTAGCGTTAACAAACAGTGACTGGATCATGACAGTTAAAAGCAGCATGGATGGATGTAACATGCTAGTGCAAGTAAGATTCCCAAATTGGATACAGCATTAAACTATTATCAAAGAAAAACGTCGAGTAATGCGACACCTGTTATCCTAGTGAAATTAGGACTGGAGATATGTGCTCCTAAATGAATCCTAGGCTCCTGTTATACCCTTGAAACCATGATATGATATTTGGCGACAGGGAAGCAACGAtcaaaaggaaaataaaattaGATAATCTGAGACTCATAAGTTGCCTCAATAATAATGATTCTTAAATCTCAGCCACCTTTCGAAACCCTTGGATCAACATCCAACCCAAATCCCTCCCAACCTCACCCCACACATCAAACTAAAAAGTGCAGATAGATATACGTTTGCTAAAATTGCATACTTGCAATACTAGAATGTCTATCCATGAGATGTACAAACAAGCAATTTTGAAGGAGACCGTGATTTACTGAAACTTTAGACAAGCGAGAATGAAGAGGAAAAGGATAACATTAACCAGGCTGGCCATCTAGCCGGCGTCGCCGTCCAGGACGAGCACGGCGATGAGGTCGGGGACAAGGGATCCGCGGGGGCGGAAGGGGGGACGGCCTAGAGGCCCCGGCGCCACCggcgaggagaggagcggcggcttTATTGTGGCGGCCTCGAGGGCTAGGTTTTCGCCTCGACGATAGGCATACATCGCCGAGCACCGAATTTCCAAAAATAGCTCCGCTCCACAGATAAAAACAACGAAATCCGAGcaggaaaaaataataaaaagaagtaGAAAGTGCATGCGGTGGCTCGGGAGGACGAGGCGCTACCTGGGCGCCTCCCCGGGCTCGATGTCCAGAGGGAGGACGCGTGCCATGTCCGAGGCTTTGCTTCTTCCTTCCCCTCTCCGTTGGGTCTCCTCCGGGAGCTCGCGGCGGAGGAGCGGAGGAGGGAGAGAACCAGAACAAGTGGGTCGGGCCGTCCGGCGTTGCGAGTAGCTCACCGGCGGCGGAAGGTTTGATATGATGGATAGATTCGGGGGCGTTGGTTGGTTGGTGGCCGGCCGGTTCGCTTCAAACCAAAGCGAAGCGAAGCATATCCGCGGTCGACTCTTTCTATTGTGCTTATCCACGGTGCTCGTGGCAACACCGCGCCGGTGAATGATTTCTGGTCGTATCTTGGGTGTGACTTTCTTTCGTCTCTAGAAGTTCTAAAATAAAAGAATGACACAAGTATAAGGTCGACGGTTGACAATTGCAGCTGGCTTCGTTGTGTTGCAAGAAGCAGCCACATATGTGGCACGGACACATGACAACTTCAAACGATTTTTATGATAAGTTCAATGACACGAGCGGGGCAACTTTAGTTGACAAGCATAACAACTTCTTTCATAtgacaaattttagtttttttaggtTTTTTTTGGATGGCAACTTTAGTTATTAAAAAGTCAAGACGGATTACTATAATTCCTTTTGTGCACTTGTTTGGAAATTGCCCGTGATAGTGAGTTTCATATCGTGCATGGTTGTTTGGATGGTTAGAGCAATTTCGACACATCGTTATAGCGTTGTAATAATTACTCGTTTAGCATTTGAGGCATAAAAACAGGTCTAGCAAAATCATTGTATCGGTCTCGGACCCATAATTTTTGGAGGCGGCTTCAAAGAGTTCATGAGCCTTCAAAGTTAGAGATTGGGTGTTTAATATGCAATGAGCTCCAAAGACAACCGTCCGGGTGGGAAAGAAGTTTCAACTAGTTGCTTCCTCCCACAGCTATTCCTGTCAATGGCGCAGCCGTACGTATGACTGCCCTGCCAACGATACAACCGTTCTTCCACCGGGTAGAGAGTCACTTACTAGTCGTACCGTTGCCTGCCACCTCATCAACTACCCCTACTGGTTTGGAGGTTGCCTCAAGGTCTACTACTGATGGTTGAGAATCGTCTTCATGCTGATATCTCAAGGAAAGGAGAGTGGGACTTCATGGTAACGTGTACCCCTCCAACGATGaatagtcactagtagaaaaagggtcaaatctgagacacattagtgtcggtttgattttgagccggcactaatgtgttcattagtgccggttccaacggctagccggccgttctcattagtaccggttcgtggagaacctttagcaccagttcgtgccatgaaccggtactaaagagagtggtggcaggatgttgtcagtctggggcccctccagcacctttagtaccggttcgtggcacgaaccggtactaaagatcgtcgtacataaacccttcgtccatccgagctcgctctgttcttcccctttcccctcacttcctctgttcttcccctctcttcctcgagctcatcacaaattttgcccaaaatttgtcaagatttgaagggccccatccattcaaatgatcacaaaggttagcaactttgtcctttcatctctcattgctagattagctcttgcaatgctttgtacagtgattaatttgtgagtttagtaatttgggaggaactatatgtgctagtatttgatttatatgcaatttgaggtcaaaaataacacttagtttgcatatgtaggtgtggtttacttagtgccttctaaatctccgtcgtaaccaccgtcgatcgcctgcaccgtcccgtcgctggcaccgtcccgtcgccggcaccaccttgtggtgaggctcttgttcatgaatgttttacattaccaaattgatgtttgtgtgatttggatatatagttactcatataattatcttacccgtacgttgtttgttatacatagtgccatggttttgatatccgtccccgtcggccctcgtccttgttatgattcggatgtggtatattctcttttaaaactagttgttgcatttcgtgtttatgacaaattatgcccatcaagttgacatagatatttttatctaggaggtatgtgaaccggaaattccaaccgaccctattgtcgagaggttaaatttagttgaaagagaaaacgagtatttgaaagaaaaattgaaaagaattgagggggagaagatggaattggagttgcatgttgccaatgtcatcgatgatcacaagatcaagatggagaaaatgcggttgaagattagaaagattagaaaatatgccattgatagtgtggcttggtatcattatgctgttggatcaattgttaccttagttgcaatcttgatcgcatttgttgttgcatttaaattctttagctagggagttatttgtatgttgcatttaattaagtgttgtatatgaactttatgtatgaacttgtattaatttggtctattcggtgttgtgtaatgaagatgagccgacaatggatgtatgatgaccgatgctctcccgagttcattaatggcgtgcatacttttttgcttgccgctgaggcaaacaagcgggcggatggttttatgccttgtccatgtgctggttgtaagaatggtcgcaattactctacgtcaagaaccattcacgtccacctatttgagttcggtttcatgccccactataatgtttggaccaagcacggggaaagaggggttatgatggaagacaatgaagaagaagaggacgatgacatctatcctggccatgggttccctgaatacgatgatacaacaatgggggaagaagctgagctggcaatgcaggaagaagctgaagaagaggcatcagatgagcccgctgatgatctaggtcgggccattgccgatgcaaactagaaactgcgcaagtgatttggagaggaagaagttgcagcgcatgttagaggatcacaagaaattgttttacccgaattgcgaagctgacaaaaaaaagttgggcaccacactagaattgctgcaatggaaggcagagaatggtgtatctgacaagggatttggaaagttgctggtaatgataaagaataagcttccaaaggacaacgaattacccgagagtacgtatgaagcaaagaaggctgtctgccttctagggttagaggtgcagaagatacatgcatgccctaatgactgcatcctctaccacggtgagtacgaggatttgaacgcttgcccggtatgcggtgcattgcgttataagatcagtcgcgatgaccctggtgatgtcgagggcgagtgccccaggaagaagattcctgccaaggtgatgtggtatgctcctataataccacggttgaaatgtttgttccaaaacaaagagcatgcgaaggtggTGCAgtggcacggagaagaccgtaagaaagatggaaagttgagagtacccgctgacggttcgcagtggagaaaaatcgagagaaagtacagggaggagtttgcaggtgacccaaggaacgtatggtttggtctaagcgcagatggcattaatccttttgggaagcagagcagcaaccatagcacgtggcttgtgactctatgtttgtataaccttcctccttggttgtgcatgaagcggaagttcattatgatgccagtgctcatccaaggccctaagcaacccggcaacgacattgatgtgtacctaaggccattagttgaagaactattacagctgtggaatgtaacaggtgtacgtgcgtgggatgagcatggacaggaagaatttgacctaaaggcgttgctgtttgtgaccatcaatgattgtcctgctctcagtaacctttcaggatagacaaacaagggataccgcggatgcacacactgtttggatgataccgacagtatatatttggagagttgtaggaagaatgtgtacctgggacatcgtcgatttcttccgagcaagcatcccgtaagaaagaaagggaagcatttcaaaggtgaggcggatcaccggacgaagcctcgccaccgtactggtgctgatgtacatgatatgggcaaggatttgaaggtaatctttggaaagggtcctggcggacaacctattccgaaggacgctgacggacgcgcacccatgtggaagaagaaatctatattttgggaccttccatattggaaagacctagaggtccgctccgcaatcgatgcacatgacgaagaatctttgcgtgaccctgcttggcttcttgggcgtgtatgggaagacaaaagatacaccagaggcacaggaggaccagcaacgtatgcacggaaaagacggcacacatcagggtcaggccaggtacactcttaccaaagaagagaaggaaatcttctttgaatgcctgctcagcatgaaggtaccatttgtcttctcgtcgaatataaagggaataataaatatggcagagaaaaagttccagaacctaaagtctcatgactgccacgtgattatgacgcaactgcttccggttgcattaagggggcttctaccagaaaatattcgattagccattgtgaagctatgtgcattcctcaatgcaatctctcaggaggtaatcgatccagaaatcataccaaggttacagaatgatttggtgcaatgtcttatcagtttcgagttggtgttcccaccatccttcttcaacatcatgacgcacgtcctagttcacctttgcgaagagattaacattttgggtcctgtatttctacacaatatgttcccctttgagaggttcatgggagtcttgaagaaatatgttcataaccgtgctaggccagaaggaagcatcgtgaagggccatgaaaatgaggaggtcattgagttttgtattgactttattcctgaccttaagccgattggtgttcctgaatcgcggcataagggcagactggatggaaaaggcacgctaggaggggatcaaataatatgtatggacgagcattctctcactaaagcacactacacagttctacagaattccgccttggtggctccgtatatggaggaacacaagaattttctacactccaaacacccaaagaagtctgacgactggattacacgtgaacaaacgaggactttcgtcggttggttgcagaaacgtgccatgcatgatggcaatattgaagatgacctgtactcgctgtcccagttaccatcttcgaatataatgactttcaaagggtaccagataaatgggaatacattttacacgatcgcccaagataagaagagcaccaaccaaaacagtggtgtccgctttgatgcaacaaccaacacgggaaaagaaacatattatggttacatagaggacatatgggaacttaaatattgaggtggtttgaaggtccctttgtttcagtgcaaatgggtcaatatgacacaaggcggggtaacggaagacccgcagtacagaataacaacagtggatctcaacaatcttacgtatgtagacgaaccatttgtcctagccaatgatgtggcgcgggttttttatgtgaaagacatgtctaccaggccgagaaaaagaaaagataaggaagccaatggatcatacgacgagccaaagcgccacatagttctttcaggaaaaagaaacatcgtgggagtggatgacaagacagacatgtcagaagattatgaaaagtttgacgaaattgctccattcacagtgaatattgacccgagcatccagttaaatgatgaagattttccatggctacggtgcaaagggacacacgcgaagaaaaggtttcacacccaaagatctgggatgtgatcggcttcactatcatcacttctgtgtttcacacccaggagggaatctctgtaatagttagggtagttatgtgttttggcatttgaaacgcgaagaaatttctgTGCAAACAAATTTTAAAGTTAAGTTAAACATAAGAAActctataatgataaaacacactaataatattaaacataagaaaaaaaagaatcactgaaaaatctattttcaaagttaagttattcacaaactagtgattcacacaaatttcaaataattcaaaatttaaactattcaaatttgaaaactgccGGCACTaatctaaagcaaaaatattcacaaagaaactctatatacagcaaaaaaacaactcaaaaataaataaagcaaaaaaaattaaagcaaatttttttaagaaaattaAAAAGCCCACCTAATGGGCCTGAGCGGCctacatacgactagaaacacaatgttttgttgggccaggatgcaggcccgcaatggcccagtaggcccacagggcagcacagaacaggtgggcccagtaggcctgctttggagaggagctcgagagagctaccgcactagggcttataaaccagtgcgaacGCCCCTcggctagtgaggtgggactaaacttgccgcacgaaCCTGCGCCAGcacacacctttagtaccgggtcatggcaccaatcggtactaaagggggggggggtctttagtaccggttggagccaccacccggtactaaagtgggggggcgcttcccgccgcttggcttggccaaaacagacctttagtaccggttggtggctccaaccggcactaaaggggtgtTGTATATAAGAAACTGCTTCAAAAAATTttatttctcatctctccctctgcttcattctcctctgccccgccgccgccacccctcgtCATTGcccccatcgccgtcgccgccctgGCCGTCCCTATCCCCGTCGTCCCCGGTcatccccgtccccgtccccgtccccgtcgtctgttggggaacgtagcaaaaattcaaaattttcctacgagtcaccaagatctatctatggagaaactagcaacgagagagaggggagtgcatctacatacccttgtagatcgctaagcggaagcattcaagagaacggggttgaaggagtcgtactcatcatgatccaaatcaccggagatcctagtgccgaacggacggcacctccgcgttcaacacacgtacaacccggggacgtctcctccttcttgatccagcaaggggagaggagaagttgagggagagctccggcagcacgacggcgtggtggtggagcttgcagttctccggtagggcttcgccaagcactactacggaggaggaggtgttggggagggagagggccgcgccaggggcaagggtgaagctcccatgcacctccccactatatataggggtggagggggctggtttctttccctccaagtccattggggcgttggcaaaggtgggatgaaagaaatcccatcatttccttccccaccgattgttatccccccttttagggatcttgatcttatcccttcgggatatgatcttattccttctaagtggggatcttggtgcgccttgaccaagggtgtgAGGCCtttccccactacccacgttcatgtgggtccccccatgctggtgggccccacaccggaaccttctagaaccttcccggtacaataccgaaaaagtccgaacattttccggtgaccaaaataggacttcccatatataaatctttacctccggaccattccgaaactcctcgtgacgtccggg is drawn from Triticum dicoccoides isolate Atlit2015 ecotype Zavitan chromosome 6B, WEW_v2.0, whole genome shotgun sequence and contains these coding sequences:
- the LOC119323293 gene encoding TVP38/TMEM64 family membrane protein slr0305-like isoform X2, translated to MLMTPAQHATADNNTEILPQQPKSSHFSWWMTALLVCFLLTMATYIFVKFGAPFAFEKVLFPIMKWEATAFGRPVLALVLIASLALFPLILVPSGPSMWLAGMIFGYGWGFVIIIVGTTLGMVGAYWIGSLFRERLHAWLKRWPQQIALIKLAGEGSWFHQFRVVALFRVSPFPYSIFNYAVAVTEIKFSPYVCGSVAGMTPEAFIYIYSGRLIRTLADVKYGKHKLTTVEIIYSVISFVAAAALTVAFTVYAKKSLNNIKSPDDISEDHQPAAGSAGVTALKNGHQDVHIL
- the LOC119323293 gene encoding TVP38/TMEM64 family membrane protein slr0305-like isoform X1 gives rise to the protein MARVLPLDIEPGEAPRAGETVASTPSSSAVVSCNRIEHSEQNIKDDEYAMLMTPAQHATADNNTEILPQQPKSSHFSWWMTALLVCFLLTMATYIFVKFGAPFAFEKVLFPIMKWEATAFGRPVLALVLIASLALFPLILVPSGPSMWLAGMIFGYGWGFVIIIVGTTLGMVGAYWIGSLFRERLHAWLKRWPQQIALIKLAGEGSWFHQFRVVALFRVSPFPYSIFNYAVAVTEIKFSPYVCGSVAGMTPEAFIYIYSGRLIRTLADVKYGKHKLTTVEIIYSVISFVAAAALTVAFTVYAKKSLNNIKSPDDISEDHQPAAGSAGVTALKNGHQDVHIL